The proteins below are encoded in one region of Portunus trituberculatus isolate SZX2019 chromosome 17, ASM1759143v1, whole genome shotgun sequence:
- the LOC123504706 gene encoding insulin-like growth factor-binding protein complex acid labile subunit: MVGGGGDRTPLLMVARCPSPSNDDTAWSCSPDSASVPPPTPPRATPCVDHVQGKRKKILAKLGLSSVLSPRVPPAKGTANATGMTKPRGKSISLSFSLPWTRQKYFGKSRAVTADVALKPEHSRCLKSRTHDEEGEESPVLLTSPEATKRRKRRLWWTSRGYKTVPAEAQNQTTNQVSCERPSQAWVPAAPAWSSVIQGLQSVALVLVVTLLSPVGAFCPRGCVCDDQRLRSQCVNADLDVIPILMNPGTLELNLSHNKIKTILEGLTFYDVLQHLDLAHNEVVSLGSQNFASQRSLHTLIINNNKVSKIHSRAFLGLSKLTTLDLSDNYIETIESNAFGSLGKLKLLDLSNNRIKNLTINTFAKLRGLKKLDLCKNELKHIFTEVFEPLRELKELDLCSNQITSIQNFAFKSLKGLKILKLSNNQMYHIQEKAFSGLDSLKDLCLKDNAFTSIPSLVLAPIGDLEELDFSINPLTSLSFGPFVHVPKLKSLHISRCENLSSIDSGAFTSLGYLTSLELSFNPQLTSLQQDVFKPLSSLQDLVLRGNGLRTFDRSLVSSTILQSLDLRDNSLECNCSIKWLQEASLNNSISLKIEEILCAGPELLRGRSLSELSEYDLECYNNVVVVASCAAASMALVLLLVAFGIVYYKNCRKMKAMVHDHWPEKIVATWKDPEYQKQQLEDEEYTFHSLRGVQHIPVTVI, from the coding sequence ATGGTGGGAGGTGGCGGTGACAGGACGCCGCTGCTGATGGTGGCTCGCTGTCCTTCCCCTTCCAATGACGACACTGCGTGGAGTTGCTCCCCAGATTCTGCGTCCGTCCCTCCCCCGACCCCTCCACGCGCAACTCCCTGTGTGGACCATGTTCAgggaaagcgaaaaaaaatccTTGCCAAGTTGGGTCTTTCTTCCGTGCTTTCGCCGCGTGTCCCGCCAGCTAAAGGCACAGCGAATGCGACGGGGATGACAAAACCACGCGGAAAGAGCATTAGTCTGTCCTTCAGTCTACCATGGACGCGACAAAAATATTTTGGCAAAAGCCGTGCTGTTACGGCAGATGTTGCCTTAAAACCTGAACACAGCCGCTGCCTGAAGAGCAGGACGCATGACGAGGAAGGCGAAGAGTCACCCGTCCTCTTGACGTCCCCGGAAgctacaaaaaggagaaaacgccGGTTATGGTGGACATCGAGGGGCTACAAGACTGTGCCCGCGGAGGCACAGAATCAGACCACAAATCAGGTGAGCTGTGAGAGGCCATCACAAGCCTGGGTTCCCGCCGCCCCGGCGTGGTCTTCTGTAATCCAAGGGTTGCAGTCTGTGGCCCTGGTGTTGGTTGTGACTCTCCTGAGCCCTGTCGGTGCATTCTGCCCacgcgggtgtgtgtgtgacgaccagAGGCTGCGGTCCCAATGTGTCAACGCCGACTTGGACGTGATCCCCATACTGATGAACCCCGGCACACTGGAGCTCAACTTAAGCCACAACAAGATCAAGACCATCCTGGAGGGTTTGACCTTCTACGACGTGTTGCAGCACCTTGATCTTGCCCACAACGAGGTGGTGTCGCTTGGCTCACAGAACTTTGCATCACAGCGGTCGCTTCATACACttatcattaacaacaacaaagtctCAAAAATTCACAGTAGAGCCTTTCTTGGCCTTTCTAAGCTCACTACTTTAGATTTAAGTGACAATTATATAGAAACTATTGAAAGCAATGCTTTTGGCTCTCTGGGGAAATTGAAACTCCTTGATTTATCTAACAATCGAATAAAAAACCTGACTATAAACACTTTTGCAAAGCTCCGGGGACTCAAAAAGCTCGATTTGTGCAAAAACGAGCTTAAGCATATATTTACTGAAGTGTTTGAGCCACTGAGGGAGCTCAAGGAACTGGACTTGTGTTCTAACCAGATAACGAGCATCCAGAATTTTGCCTTCAAAAGCTTGAAGGGTTTGAAGATCCTCAAGCTGAGCAATAACCAGATGTATCACATTCAAGAAAAGGCCTTCAGTGGTCTGGACTCTCTGAAGGACCTGTGTCTTAAGGATAATGCGTTCACTAGCATACCAAGCCTCGTTCTCGCACCCATTGGTGATCTGGAAGAACTGGACTTCAGCATCAACCCTCTGACGTCACTTTCCTTTGGTCCCTTTGTACATGTTCCCAAACTCAAGAGTCTCCACATATCACGGTGTGAGaatctgtcctccatagacagtGGAGCATTCACTAGCTTGGGATACCTCACCTCACTGGAGTTAAGCTTTAACCCTCAGCTAACCTCCCTCCAGCAAGACGTGTTCAAGCCGCTCTCCAGCCTGCAGGATCTAGTTCTCAGAGGTAACGGTTTGAGGACCTTTGACAGGTCCCTCGTCAGCTCCACCATTCTTCAGTCCCTTGACCTGCGGGACAATAGCCTCGAGTGTAACTGCTCCATCAAGTGGCTGCAAGAGGCAAGTCTAAACAATAGTATCTCACTTAAAATTGAGGAGATTCTGTGCGCAGGCCCGGAACTGCTGAGAGGAAGAAGCCTCTCAGAGTTATCAGAATATGATCTGGAGTGCTACAATAACGTAGTCGTAGTGGCCTCTTGTGCCGCCGCCTCCATGGCCCTCGTGCTGCTCCTTGTCGCCTTTGGCATTGTGTATTACAAGAACTGCCGCAAGATGAAGGCGATGGTGCACGACCACTGGCCCGAAAAGATTGTGGCTACGTGGAAGGACCCGGAATACCAAAAACAGCAGTTGGAAGACGAGGAATATACTTTCCACTCACTGCGCGGTGTCCAGCACATTCCCGTCACAGTCATCTGA